Proteins encoded by one window of Dioscorea cayenensis subsp. rotundata cultivar TDr96_F1 chromosome 20, TDr96_F1_v2_PseudoChromosome.rev07_lg8_w22 25.fasta, whole genome shotgun sequence:
- the LOC120251933 gene encoding zinc-finger homeodomain protein 6-like, translated as MEFRNPDDHITTATTTTTATTTMTFNQTSQIRTSAFSKPTLSPSSSLILSPRTNFLSSSSTRNNNNNNNNGNCFELPHTSSPPPPPPPPPLQVPILASTSPVKYRECLRNHAASIGGHVVDGCGEFMPSETDAMKCAACGCHRSFHRKDDYRLSNGGSRRRGRSSSHVPLLLPPPLAPNPHLGSSATESSSEELNAPAQTHSAAVQQPKKRFRTKFTAEQKEKMLAFSERVGWRIQRQDEAIVEQFCAEAGVKRQVLKVWMHNNKNTVKKQLQQPQQQQ; from the coding sequence ATGGAGTTTAGAAATCCTGATGATCATATTACCAcagccaccaccaccaccactgcTACCACTACCATGACTTTCAATCAGACATCTCAAATCCGCACCTCAGCTTTTTCCAAACCAACTCTTTCTCCTTCctcatctttgattttatctCCTCGAActaattttctctcttcttcctccaccagaaacaacaacaacaacaacaacaacggtAACTGTTTTGAACTTCCTCACAcatcttctcctcctccaccacctcctcctcctcctctacaAGTTCCAATCTTAGCTTCCACATCTCCGGTGAAGTACCGAGAGTGTCTCCGCAACCATGCGGCGAGCATCGGCGGACATGTCGTTGATGGTTGCGGTGAGTTCATGCCCAGCGAAACTGATGCTATGAAGTGTGCTGCTTGTGGCTGTCACCGTAGTTTCCACCGGAAAGATGACTACCGGCTGAGCAACGGCGGGTCACGCCGGCGTGGAAGAAGCTCAAGTCATGTTCCTCTTTTATTACCACCACCTTTAGCTCCCAATCCCCATCTTGGCTCCTCAGCCACCGAGTCATCTAGTGAAGAGCTCAACGCTCCGGCTCAGACTCATTCAGCTGCGGTTCAACAACCAAAGAAGAGGTTCAGAACTAAGTTCACTGCGGAACAAAAGGAGAAGATGCTTGCGTTTTCAGAGAGAGTTGGGTGGAGGATTCAAAGACAAGATGAAGCCATTGTTGAGCAGTTCTGTGCTGAAGCTGGTGTCAAGAGACAAGTTCTCAAAGTTTGGATGCATAACAACAAGAACACTGTCAAGAAACAACTGCAGCAACCCCAACAACAACAGTGA
- the LOC120251885 gene encoding long-chain-fatty-acid--AMP ligase FadD26-like produces the protein MACENYDPCFPDQPVVHLYLPIWANQPSFKSKSAFVWVEDTNESLTSSSISYSELNSSVQAISSHLLQTLHKGDTILILCKPSIQLITILFACQRAGLIAVPIIPPNMSAKPGPSHFHLFHALSQTKPVAAIANPSFISSLSSYPQFENLQWFSSDELENNISFSDHDGCGEEDVYLIQYTSGATGVPKPVLVTAGAAAHNVRTARRAYDLQPSSVIVSWLPQYHDCGLMFLLLTVITGATCVLTSPANFLNRPRLWLELITEFKATCTPVPSFALPLVAKRGNINHGKFKLELKLSSLRNLILINEPIYKSLVEDFINEFSKVGLKPSSISPSYGLAENCTFVSTSWDSHADQDNHFPNMQSYKKLLPSAKLGSFSSNETADIDIIVVDEETRELVEDGVEGEIWVSSASNAVGYHGHPCMTREVFHARIEGRISKCYLRTGDRGVIKGENRYVYIMGRVTDVIKVDQRWIHPHYLETIAYKSNAKWLRGGCIVAFGVEIPRKSGVVIMVVAELAQKNGNGDELRNICRRIKGDIWEEEGVEVGVVALVRSGSVAKTTSGKVRRWMVKDEMMRGRLRVVYTEEYLGEDEMKEGEGKRVSLLSFL, from the coding sequence ATGGCTTGTGAGAACTATGACCCTTGTTTTCCAGACCAACCAGTAGTGCACCTCTACCTTCCAATATGGGCAAACCAACCATCTTTCAAGTCTAAATCAGCCTTCGTTTGGGTTGAGGACACCAATGAGTCCTTAACAAGCTCATCAATCTCTTACTCTGAGCTCAACTCTTCAGTCCAAGCCATTTCATCTCATCTCCTTCAAACTCTTCACAAAGGTGACACCATCCTCATCCTCTGCAAACCTAGCATCCAATTAATCACTATCCTCTTTGCATGCCAACGTGCCGGTCTCATCGCCGTGCCGATCATACCTCCAAACATGTCGGCAAAGCCGGGGCCTTCCCATTTCCATCTTTTCCATGCACTCTCTCAAACCAAACCAGTTGCTGCCATAGCCAACCCTAGTTTCATCTCCTCCTTGTCATCATACCCTCAATTTGAGAACCTCCAATGGTTCTCTTCTGATGAATTAGAGAACAATATAAGTTTTTCAGACCATGATGgatgtggagaagaagatgtgtACTTAATCCAGTACACTTCGGGTGCCACCGGAGTACCAAAACCGGTCTTAGTGACAGCCGGAGCAGCCGCACATAACGTCCGAACAGCAAGAAGAGCTTATGATCTTCAACCAAGCAGTGTCATCGTTTCATGGTTGCCACAATACCATGACTGTGGTCTCATGTTCCTCTTGCTCACCGTCATCACTGGAGCTACATGTGTGCTCACCTCTCCGGCCAACTTCTTGAACCGGCCCCGGCTTTGGCTTGAACTCATAACTGAGTTTAAGGCAACATGCACTCCAGTCCCTTCCTTTGCACTGCCTCTTGTTGCAAAGAGAGGGAATATAAACCATGGAAAGTTCAAGCTTGAACTCAAACTCTCTAGTTTACGTAACTTGATTCTCATCAATGAACCTATATATAAATCTCTAGTTGAAGACTTCATCAATGAGTTCTCCAAAGTTGGTTTGAAGCCATCTTCAATCTCTCCATCTTATGGCCTTGCAGAGAACTGCACCTTTGTCTCCACGTCGTGGGATTCCCATGCAGATCAAGATAATCACTTCCCTAACATGCAATCATACAAGAAATTACTACCTTCAGCGAAACTAGGATCATTCTCATCAAATGAAACAGCTGATATTGATATCATCGTCGTCGATGAGGAAACAAGAGAGCTTGTGGAGGATGGGGTTGAAGGAGAGATATGGGTTTCATCAGCAAGCAATGCAGTAGGTTATCATGGGCATCCATGCATGACTAGGGAGGTGTTCCATGCAAGGATTGAAGGAAGGATAAGCAAATGTTACCTGAGAACAGGTGATAGGGGAGTTATAAAAGGTGAAAATAGGTATGTTTATATAATGGGTAGAGTGACTGATGTTATTAAGGTTGATCAAAGATGGATACACCCACATTATCTGGAAACTATAGCTTATAAGAGCAATGCAAAGTGGTTGAGAGGTGGATGTATTGTTGCTTTTGGTGTGGAGATTCCAAGGAAGAGTGGTGTGGTGATCATGGTGGTGGCTGAGTTGGCTCAAAAGAATGGAAATGGTGATGAGTTGAGAAACATATGTAGAAGGATAAAGGGAGATATATGGGAAGAAGAAGGAGTGGAAGTTGGGGTTGTGGCTTTGGTGAGGAGTGGGAGTGTTGCAAAGACTACTTCAGGGAAAGTGAGAAGGTGGATGGTGAAAGATGAGATGATGAGAGGGAGATTGAGGGTGGTTTATACGGAAGAGTATTTGGGGGAGGATGAGATGAAGGAGGGAGAGGGAAAGAGGGTGTCTTTGCTATCATTTCTTTAA